Proteins co-encoded in one Trichoplusia ni isolate ovarian cell line Hi5 chromosome 19, tn1, whole genome shotgun sequence genomic window:
- the LOC113503548 gene encoding chromatin assembly factor 1 subunit A-like — translation MKTSKSPENTEITPSKKKLKQARLPFKLISDVSPKPDAPQTRKRKLSAPETESVTKVGKISKENDLIEHSIVISDDDSKGPVDAQKEEKSMNPFVKLVDTAWKKKIQKSRKKKNSKKKTKSVTNGAVEVESGAESADNKEPDCEMMEVDEVPASQTNGTSSDTEKTEDEQPPSKTQLSEEEETNTVTLITDESNNAEDVESKVIEAPTDKEQPEKDDKTSSDESNDNKSGTSPIKKPDSKTTEKITPKRSARNIAKAEQNNNSKGSPSTKLNDSVASAPSTPKQAKTSRSSSVTTSQGDVSLNESTSSINLTPKQAQKKLESAKKREEREKEKQERDKKKQEEKEERARIRQEKEDQRKREKEEKEEAKKREKEEKEEQKRKEKEEKERQKELEKKQREEKEEQKRKEREEKEEQKKKEKEARDEEKRKKQEALEIEKQEQELKKKKAAEAFVNFFVPKQKNEKDHTPVACISKTNMLSNFMIKSDMRLAPLVRTNLSDNRKEDLVNYIEKQNVAKNCLYLKCLKDGTSKPLSSGKTWPLSDKDDDDDVMVVEDELPSIDGAGEILSCESVQREKLRPKLLSFHENRRPPYWGTWRKKSASVKPRRPFGQDEKQVDYEADSDEEWEEEQEGESIDGSAAGSDDDQDADEYEVDNVVFVPHGYLSDEEATMDEDDVLSLSPETQQQRLKHLENEFESEMKKPTEKLKPRMYGLLWETADGGKPEKCVDALWNYFSKMAMIMNDPTPLLQPANEPEETEKKKVKKKKPQKETKDSEPKQKSPKSDKKKKPKADDKEKTPKSETKKNVPEVKKNQPGINLFLTKLKST, via the exons ATGAAAACTAGTAAGTCGCCAGAGAATACAGAAATAACACCATCGAAAAAGAAGTTGAAGCAAGCTAGACTTCCATTCAAGCTTATTAGCGATGTCTCACCTAAGCCAGATGCTCCACAGACTAGAAAGCGCAAGCTTTCAGCTCCTGAAACGGAATCTGTAACAAAAGTTGGTAAAATCAGTAAAGAAAATGACTTAATTGAGCATTCAATCGTGATTAGTGACGATGACAGCAAGGGGCCTGTTGATGCTCAAAAAGAGGAAAAATCTATGAACCCGTTTGTGAAATTGGTGGACACTGCTTGGAAAAAGAAGATTCAGAAGTctaggaagaaaaaaaatagcaaaaagaaaacaaaaagtgtAACAAATGGAGCAGTGGAAGTCGAAAGTGGTGCCGAGAGTGCTGATAACAAAGAACCTGACTGCGAAATGATGGAAGTAGATGAAGTGCCTGCATCACAAACAAATGGTACCAGTAGTGATACAGAAAAAACTGAGGATGAACAACCACCAAGCAAAACACAATTGAGTGAAGAGGAGGAAACAAATACTGTTACATTAATAACAGATGAATCAAATAACGCAGAAGATGTTGAGTCGAAAGTAATTGAAGCCCCCACAGACAAGGAACAACCTGAAAAAGATGATAAAACTTCATCGGATGAATCAAACGACAATAAGAGTGGTACGTCACCAATAAAAAAACCAGACTCTAAAACCACTGAAAAAATAACCCCAAAACGTAGTGCCCGTAATATTGCTAAAGcggaacaaaataataactcaAAAGGTTCTCCGAGTACAAAGCTGAATGATTCTGTAGCATCGGCTCCAAGCACTCCAAAACAGGCTAAGACTAGTAGAAGTTCATCGGTGACTACCAGTCAGGGAGATGTGTCGCTCAACGAGTCTACGTCTTCTATCAATTTAACACCAAAACAG GCTCAAAAGAAGTTAGAGTCAGCAAAGAAGAGAGAGGAGCGTGAAAAAGAAAAGCAGGAAAGGGATAAGAAGAaacaagaagaaaaagaagaaagagcTAGAATACGTCAAGAGAAGGAAGATCAGCGAAAACGTGAAAAAGAGGAAAAAGAAGAGGCTAAGAAGAGAGAGAAGGAAGAGAAAGAAGAACAGAAGAGAAAGGAGAAAGAGGAAAAGGAGAGGCAGAAGGAGTTAGAGAAaa agCAAAGAGAGGAAAAAGAAGAACAGAAGCGTAAAGAAAGAGAAGAAAAGGAAGaacagaagaaaaaagaaaaggaagCTCGGGATGAAGAAAAGCGTAAAAAGCAAGAGGCTTTAGAAATTGAGAAGCAAGAGCAAGAACTTAAGAAAAAGAAAGCGGCAGAAgcatttgttaacttttttgttCCTAAACAGAAGAATGAAAAAGACCACACCCCAGTTGCTTGTATCAGTAAGACAAATATGCTCTCAAACTTCATGATCAAAAGTGATATGAGATTAGCTCCATTAGTAAGGACCAATTTAAGTGACAATAGAAAAGAGGATTTAGTTAACTATATAGAGAAGCAGAATGTGGCTAAGAATTGTCTGTATTTAAAGTGTCTGAAGGATGGGACAAGTAAGCCTTTGAGCAGTGGAAAGACTTGGCCATTGAGTGATAaagacgatgatgatgatgttatgGTTGTTG agGATGAATTACCATCAATAGATGGAGCTGGTGAAATATTGTCTTGTGAATCAGTCCAGCGCGAGAAATTGAGACCTAAGCTTCTCAGTTTCCATGAGAACAGACGCCCGCCTTACTGGGGCACGTGGCGCAAGAAGAGTGCCAGTGTCAAACCAAGACGACCCTTTGGGCAGGATGAG AAACAAGTGGACTACGAAGCGGACAGTGACGAGGAATGGGAGGAGGAGCAAGAAGGCGAGAGTATCGACGGTAGCGCTGCCGGCAGCGACGACGATCAGGACGCCGACGAGTACGAGGTCGACAACGTCGTGTTCGTGCCGCACGGTTATCTCAGTGATGAG GAAGCAACTATGGATGAAGACGACGTATTATCACTTTCCCCCGAGACTCAACAACAAAGACTGAAGCATTTAGAAAACGAATTTGAGTCTGAAATGAAGAAACCCACGGAAAAGCTAAAGCCCAGAATGTACGGGTTACTTTGGGAGACGGCCGACGGCGGGAAACCTGAGAAATGCGTTGACGCACTCTGGAATTACTTTTCCAAGATGGCGATGATTATGAATGACCCAACGCCTTTACTCCAACCAGCCAATGAGCCTGAAGAAAcggaaaagaaaaaagttaagaaGAAGAAGccacaaaaagaaacaaaagacagtGAGCCCAAACAAAAAAGCCCTAAGagtgataaaaagaaaaaacctaAGGCAGATGACAAAGAAAAAACGCCTAAATCAGAAACTAAAAAGAATGTTCCAGAAGTTAAGAAAAATCAGCCGGGTATTAACTTGTTTTTGACGAAATTAAAATCTACGTAA
- the LOC113503524 gene encoding uncharacterized protein LOC113503524 — MEAFSDLQEDIRAIMLKAKSNFKKSPKERLSVAYVETRLDNLEQQWRLFSDTHTKIISQVKRSDLYSSNYHKNAIYDDVEELYVDYKTELKEMLTKLSSNNQSVVVSGGNSGTRFKLPEIKIPMFSGKYTEWQTFRDLFLGLVHENKALDDAQRFYYLRGHLTGEAEQLLRNIKMSSDCYEIAWKKLDDMYNNKRFLANGILKRMLSQKNLVSESAYEIKKIISTTSDCLEAIKNLGVDVSSWDLIVIHIISSKLDKETRRAWELKVASDSRDELPTFEEFSQYLYSRFRGLEQLDKEYIENNKQPKHPQPKGTHSFHLLKEKGLLSCTFCSADHKINYCPKFRKESNEARRMFALENNLCFVCLLNNHSAKNCKNTLKCQVCRHRHHSLLHPSGASGSNIGEDESTIHEELSSVASTSAKDEIKNCNTVVTAQAEGSSKPMVSCLSTGTSRKTVLLTTALIKAESKDGSYRVVRALLDQGSQGSFVTESTVQYLGLDKTPSKQVVIGVGGDKSATAKSSVTLTLRSRIDPSVVIRVNAFVLKSVSTVLPAAKVVRVEWVDLTDDDLADPEYYRPNKIDVLLGAEVYSQVIQEGIKKNITGSLLAQNTKLGWILSGTFDVDQTINSSHITVMHSNLVEDDMLKKIYELEAEPPRKKMLTEEENKCVKLFAATTERDSNGRYIVRLPLRNVDPTCAVGETRSIAEKRFKGLEVKFKKNEKLKEEYGKVIKEYLQLNHHAVVREDKETSKVRVVFDASCKGSKGMSLNDNMLVGPTLQADLRHTIIRWRTHHIWFVADIVKMYRQVLGHKNDTILQGILWRDDPEKEINKYQLKTVTFFTESTPFLAIRGLQQLSYDECCAEPGMSKIILEDFYMDDVMTGAENIEDCFKIYTKLKEILIKGGFPLQKWKSNSQKLLNKIMDRKGTTEELKIKIDSITKILGLTWNSNEDVFQYTVEFRALAAPVTKRKVISEISRLFDPLGWLAPSIVQAKIFIQKLWLAGMEWDQAIPSNLLQEWLTYHSSLTSLMNIRIPRWMHHEDKNTITELHGFSDASKMAYAAVVYLRVVDKEGNVHISLVTAKTKVAPIKQVSIPRLELCGAVLLAKLMAEVGEVLGVQKLDWHAWTDSEVVLAWLSSHPSRWKTFVANRVSDILSILDTHHWSHVSTKHNPADCASRGVSSVELQSMTIWWRGPDFLRQQVLEYKKPKHLMTRLEEVKVNSCTLDVTFWNRFSTLQRMIRVVAYIRRFLKVNRQSMRSNHLTKQELDEALEVCIRKSQEEGLSNTLEELRKNEMCEKGSLKSLNIFLDSKGIIRVGGRLEMAQLNYDRIHPILIPKESFLTNLLIAEAHAKTMHGGPQMMLTYLRAKYWILGVKLLVKKFVRACVKCIRYNSKVRTQLMGQLPSARVTPSKPFLCSGVDYAGPINIRVSKGRGNKSYKGYIALFVCMSTRAVHLEAVSELSTKGFLAAFKRFVARRGRCAELYSDNATNFVGAARELANNGTECHFIPPHAPNFGGLWEAGIKSTKHHLKRVIGNSTLTYEEMATVLAQIEACLNSRPLSYVEDQDKMSVLTPGHFLLGESPVVPPDASYESTTNITNLKRWQLCQKMMRDFWRRWSHDYLHQFLQRYRWSYKTPEPSLGSIVLVKEDNMPPGKWLLGRIVQKHPGTDGITRVVTIRTQSATMKRPTSKLCILPVVV; from the exons atggAAGCTTTTAGCGATCTGCAAGAAGACATTAGAGCTATAATGTTAAAAGCTAAGTCTAATTTTAAGAAATCGCCAAAAGAGCGATTATCGGTTGCTTATGTAGAGACTAGGCTTGATAACTTAGAGCAACAATGGAGATTATTCTCGGACActcatactaaaattataagtcAAGTCAAAAGATCAGATTTGTATAGTTCGAACTACCACAAGAATGCAATATATGACGATGTAGAAGAGTTGTATGTAGATTATAAGACTGAATTAAAAGAGATGTTAACTAAATTAAGTTCGAATAACCAAAGTGTTGTGGTATCAGGTGGAAATTCAGGTACACGATTTAAGTTGCCTGAAATAAAAATCCCGATGTTCTCTGGGAAATATACGGAGTGGCAGACTTTTAGGGACTTGTTTTTAGGGCTTGTACATGAAAACAAGGCCCTAGATGATGCCCAAAGGTTTTATTATCTTCGAGGACACCTGACAGGAGAGGCTGAGCAGCTAttgcgaaatattaaaatgtcatcTGATTGTTATGAAATTGCCTGGAAAAAGTTGGACGATATGTACAATAATAAACGGTTTTTAGCCAATGGCATTTTAAAACGTATGCTTAGCCAAAAGAATTTAGTTTCGGAATCGgcttatgaaataaaaaaaataataagtactacGTCAGACTGTTTAGAGGCAATAAAAAATCTAGGTGTGGATGTGTCTTCATGGGATCtgattgttattcatataattagTTCAAAATTAGATAAGGAGACTAGAAGGGCGTGGGAATTGAAGGTGGCCTCGGACTCAAGGGACGAGCTACCAACATTTGAAgaattttcacaatatttgtaTAGTCGCTTTAGGGGTTTGGAACAGTTAGACAAGGAATATATTGAGAATAATAAACAGCCAAAACATCCACAACCAAAAGGGACGCATTCATTTcatttactaaaagaaaaagGCCTGTTATCATGTACATTTTGCTCAGCTGATCATAAGATTAATTATTGTCCGAAATTTCGTAAAGAATCGAATGAAGCGCGACGTATGTTTGCGCTAGAAAATAACTTGTGTTTCGTTTGTTTACTCAACAACCACTCtgcaaaaaattgtaaaaacactCTTAAGTGCCAGGTGTGTAGACACCGCCACCATTCTTTGCTGCACCCAAGCGGTGCATCTGGGTCCAATATTGGTGAAGATGAGAGTACGATTCACGAGGAATTATCATCAGTCGCTTCAACGTCAGCGAAGGATgagattaaaaattgtaatactgTAGTGACCGCGCAAGCGGAGGGATCGAGCAAGCCAATGGTATCGTGTCTTTCGACAGGGACTAGCCgtaaaacggttttattaacTACCGCTTTGATCAAAGCGGAGTCGAAAGACGGTTCATATAGGGTGGTTAGGGCTTTACTCGATCAAGGATCACAAGGTTCGTTTGTGACAGAATCTACAGTCCAGTATTTGGGATTAGATAAAACACCTTCAAAGCAAGTTGTGATAGGTGTAGGTGGGGACAAGAGTGCTACGGCCAAGTCCAGTGTGACTCTCACATTGAGGTCTAGAATAGACCCCAGTGTCGTCATTAGGGTTAATGCATTCGTCCTGAAGTCGGTCTCAACTGTTCTCCCAGCTGCAAAGGTAGTCAGGGTAGAATGGGTAGATTTGACTGATGATGACTTGGCTGATCCAGAATATTACAGGcctaataaaattgatgttttattagGTGCTGAAGTCTACAGCCAGGTCATCCAGGAGggtattaaaaagaatataactGGGTCATTATTAGCTCAGAATACTAAATTAGGGTGGATATTGTCAGGTACCTTTGACGTCGACCAGACAATAAATTCATCACACATTACCGTTATGCATTCAAATCTTGTAGAAGATGacatgcttaaaaaaatatatgaactgGAAGCAGAACCTCCTAGAAAGAAAATGCTTACGGAGGAAGAAAATAAATGCGTGAAGTTATTTGCAGCTACGACGGAACGCGACAGTAATGGTAGATACATTGTAAGACTACCATTGCGTAATGTGGACCCGACTTGTGCGGTTGGTGAGACCAGGAGCATTGCTGAAAAAAGATTCAAAGGGTTGGaagtaaaatttaagaaaaacgaaaaacttAAAGAAGAATATGGGAAAGTAATAAAAGAGTATTTACAGTTGAATCAC CACGCCGTTGTCCGGGAGGATAAAGAAACATCAAAGGTTCGCGTCGTATTCGATGCCTCCTGCAAAGGATCGAAGGGAATGTCACTGAATGACAACATGTTAGTAGGCCCTACCTTGCAGGCAGATCTCCGCCATACAATTATACGATGGAGAACGCATCACATATGGTTTGTAGCAGACATTGTGAAAATGTATCGTCAAGTTCTGGGACACAAGAATGATACAATACTACAAGGTATTCTCTGGCGCGATGAtcctgaaaaagaaattaataaatatcaattgaaaACTGTTACCTTCTTTACTGAGTCGACTCCATTTCTGGCTATACGGGGTCTTCAACAGCTCTCTTACGATGAATGTTGTGCTGAACCTGGAATGTCTAAGATAATTTTAGAAGACTTCTACATGGATGATGTAATGACAGGAGCTGAAAATATAGAAGACTGTTTCAAGATATACACTAAActaaaggaaatattaataaaaggaGGTTTTCCATTACAAAAATGGAAGAGTAACagtcaaaaactattaaataaaattatggatAGAAAAGGAACCACagaggaattaaaaataaaaatagacagtATTACCAAAATCTTGGGACTTACCTGGAACTCGAACGAAGATGTCTTTCAGTACACTGTGGAATTTCGAGCGCTGGCAGCacctgtaacaaaaagaaaGGTTATTTCGGAGATTTCGAGATTGTTTGACCCTTTAGGTTGGTTGGCACCTAGTATCGTTCAAGCTaagatatttattcaaaaattatggCTAGCAGGAATGGAATGGGATCAAGCAATTCCAAGTAACTTATTGCAAGAATGGTTGACTTACCATAGTAGTTTAACTTCCTTGATGAATATTAGGATTCCGCGATGGATGCACCATGAAGATAAAAACACGATTACCGAATTACATGGTTTTTCTGATGCCTCAAAAATGGCGTACGCCGCGGTGGTTTATTTGAGGGTTGTGGACAAAGAAGGGAATGTTCATATTTCTTTAGTAACAGCAAAAACGAAGGTTGCACCCATTAAACAAGTGTCCATTCCTCGACTAGAACTTTGTGGGGCTGTTCTTCTAGCCAAATTGATGGCTGAAGTAGGAGAAGTATTGGGTGTCCAAAAGCTTGACTGGCACGCATGGACAGACAGTGAAGTAGTGCTAGCTTGGCTCAGCAGCCACCCTAGTCGTTGGAAAACGTTCGTGGCTAACCGTGTTTctgatattttaagtattttggaCACACATCACTGGTCTCATGTGTCAACAAAACACAATCCCGCAGATTGTGCATCTCGCGGCGTTTCATCGGTTGAACTCCAGTCCATGACGATATGGTGGCGAGGCCCGGATTTCTTAAGACAGCAAGTATTAGAGTATAAAAAACCAAAACACCTAATGACTCGATTAGAAGAAGTTAAGGTTAATTCGTGTACGTTGGATGTGACTTTTTGGAATCGATTTTCAACACTGCAAAGAATGATTCGTGTAGTAGCTTATATTCGTAGGTTTTTAAAGGTAAACAGACAGAGTATGAGGTCAAATCATCTGACTAAACAAGAATTAGATGAAGCATTAGAAGTCTGTATAAGGAAAAGTCAAGAAGAAGGATTAAGTAACACATTAGAAGAGTTAAGAAAGAATGAGATGTGTGAGAAAGGAAGTCTTAAGTCGTTAAACATATTTCTTGATTCGAAAGGAATTATAAGAGTTGGAGGACGGTTGGAAATGGCGCAACTGAATTATGACCGGATTCATCCCATTTTGATACCGAAGGAGTCTTTTTTGACGAATCTTTTAATTGCCGAGGCGCATGCGAAAACTATGCATGGTGGACCTCAAATGATGTTGACGTATTTGCGAGCCAAGTATTGGATATTAGGAGTTAAACTATTGGTTAAAAAATTTGTAAGGGCTTGTGTTAAATGTATTCGATATAACTCAAAGGTTAGAACGCAACTAATGGGACAGTTGCCTTCAGCACGAGTCACCCCTAGCAAACCGTTTCTCTGCAGCGGAGTAGACTACGCTGGACCTATAAACATAAGAGTATCCAAAGGTCGAGGTAATAAATCCTACAAGGGGTACATCGCCTTATTTGTGTGCATGTCCACTAGAGCGGTGCATTTGGAGGCAGTTAGTGAGCTAAGCACAAAGGGTTTCCTAGCTGCGTTCAAGAGATTTGTGGCAAGACGTGGCAGGTGCGCTGAACTATACAGTGATAATGCCACAAATTTTGTGGGAGCAGCACGTGAGCTTGCGAATAATGGTACGGAGTGTCACTTTATTCCTCCTCATGCACCTAATTTCGGTGGCTTATGGGAGGCAGGTATAAAGTCCACTAAGCATCATCTAAAAAGAGTCATTGGCAATTCTACGTTAACGTACGAGGAAATGGCAACGGTGTTGGCTCAAATTGAGGCATGCCTCAATTCAAGGCCATTGTCCTACGTAGAAGATCAGGACAAGATGTCAGTTTTGACACCTGGTCATTTCTTGTTAGGGGAGTCACCAGTTGTGCCGCCAGATGCAAGTTACGAGAGCACAACGAATATTACCAATTTGAAGCGGTGGCAACTCTGTCAGAAGATGATGCGGGACTTCTGGAGAAGGTGGTCGCACGACTATCTTCACCAATTCTTACAGCGATATAGATGGTCTTACAAAACTCCGGAACCCTCTTTGGGTAGTATAGTATTAGTAAAGGAGGATAATATGCCTCCAGGAAAGTGGTTGTTAGGTAGGATTGTTCAAAAACATCCTGGGACAGACGGTATTACTCGTGTAGTCACAATCCGTACTCAATCAGCAACCATGAAGAGACCTACATCTAAACTATGCATTTTGCCGGTAGTAGTTTAG